A stretch of the Candidatus Hydrogenedentota bacterium genome encodes the following:
- a CDS encoding SO_0444 family Cu/Zn efflux transporter, with the protein MAVILDIARETWVVAGQMSPYLLFGFLVAGGLSAFVSPEWFERHLGGRGFRPVLKSVLLGVPLPLCSCGVIAVTASIRARGASRAAATGFLLSTPQTGVDSILATWGMLGPLMGVFRPVIALLSGLLGGALVMLFGEPEETARAADRKAECCPDGCHDGDASPPAGAWAKTLHALHYGLVTLPGDIARPLAVGMVIAGAVSALAPPGVLGPSLGEGLPAMLVMIAVGVPLYVCATASIPLAVSFVHLGVSPGAALAFLIAGPTTNAATLATVWKMMGRRTALLYLAAVVLTALGAGLGFDALSLGFSGGTLDPAHAMHGAEAGGGPLWAAVLVGVLVWSVLEPRVLRRVSRAAGERPVPAGAATVTLEVGGMTCSHCANAVARAVRGAAAGAEVVVDLAAGRATVTGGDLPAEALAQAVARLGYDVRVSE; encoded by the coding sequence ATGGCCGTGATTCTGGACATAGCGCGGGAAACCTGGGTGGTGGCCGGACAGATGTCCCCCTACCTGCTTTTCGGGTTCCTTGTGGCGGGCGGGCTGAGCGCCTTTGTGTCGCCGGAATGGTTTGAGCGCCATCTCGGCGGACGCGGCTTCAGACCCGTTCTCAAGAGCGTGCTGCTGGGCGTGCCGCTGCCTTTGTGCTCCTGCGGGGTGATCGCTGTGACGGCGTCCATCCGCGCGCGCGGGGCGAGCCGCGCCGCGGCCACGGGCTTCCTGCTGTCCACGCCGCAGACCGGGGTGGACTCCATTCTGGCGACCTGGGGCATGCTGGGGCCGCTCATGGGCGTGTTCCGCCCGGTGATCGCCCTGCTGAGCGGCCTGCTGGGCGGCGCGCTGGTGATGCTCTTCGGTGAGCCGGAGGAAACCGCGCGGGCGGCGGACCGCAAAGCGGAATGCTGCCCGGACGGCTGCCATGACGGGGACGCGTCACCGCCGGCGGGGGCGTGGGCGAAGACGCTGCACGCGCTGCATTACGGGCTGGTGACGCTGCCGGGCGACATTGCGCGGCCGCTCGCGGTTGGAATGGTGATCGCGGGGGCCGTCTCGGCCCTCGCGCCACCGGGGGTGCTGGGCCCCTCGCTGGGGGAAGGGCTTCCGGCCATGCTCGTCATGATCGCCGTGGGCGTGCCGTTGTATGTCTGCGCCACGGCGAGCATCCCACTGGCGGTCAGTTTCGTTCACCTGGGCGTTTCGCCGGGGGCGGCGCTGGCCTTTCTGATCGCGGGCCCCACGACCAATGCGGCGACGCTGGCGACGGTGTGGAAAATGATGGGGCGGCGGACCGCACTCCTCTATCTGGCGGCCGTCGTGCTGACCGCCCTGGGCGCGGGACTCGGCTTTGACGCGCTCTCGCTGGGCTTCTCCGGCGGCACCCTGGACCCGGCCCACGCGATGCACGGCGCGGAGGCCGGGGGCGGCCCCCTGTGGGCGGCCGTGCTGGTGGGCGTGCTGGTGTGGAGCGTGCTTGAGCCCCGTGTGCTGCGGCGGGTTTCCCGCGCCGCCGGGGAACGTCCCGTCCCTGCGGGGGCGGCCACGGTCACCCTGGAGGTGGGCGGCATGACGTGCAGCCACTGCGCGAACGCCGTGGCGCGCGCGGTGCGCGGGGCTGCGGCGGGCGCCGAGGTGGTGGTGGACCTGGCGGCGGGCCGCGCGACGGTCACGGGCGGAGACCTGCCCGCGGAGGCCCTCGCACAGGCGGTGGCGCGTTTGGGGTATGATGTCCGCGTGTCCGAATGA
- a CDS encoding O-antigen ligase family protein — protein sequence MIPEPDIPPQDGKLARLRTVFLFASPVLVACPWSYGLTSFLHAKEAALALWVLVMLPLWLAARPPRAAGRDFALALAAFFVFLAGMAFLESGELTWWTRAALVRAGLLISGLLLVADLLGRDSDEGLLRAVLLSGAAVSALAVLQYAGRLPRLFPVFPGYDQPAYSVFGNQDLLGGYAALALAAGIGLLSRRLAEGCRAGRTGAFADLLAALCCTGGLAVSMSRSAWLAAAVGGAVAAASALCRRGIPWRRRIAAGAVLAALVLPALPVLSPVLARVDATFDAGDTGYHVRRWLWAGAWDMFLDRPATGAGLGDFARESPWHLGRVLWADGGGRHTHNELHADNAHGEPLQFLAENGLAGAAALAALAAFWLGNLRRGRFRRPSAGVLGALAALAVFCCMNAGLKSVPHAWAGLLLLCGAGTQRPAETAVSGGRAGEGGLRCAAALLVCAAVAGCFWGVVRPSRLLRHAEDLHLAGDPGADAAYRRVFSGAWPPPQAGEDHAILLLSQGRPSEALGRLAAGRRDADTGRLHLLRAEALHALGRGEEARAAAVECVFRWPGNARAWEILRVTGRAGEWEHWEARRRAREAKGS from the coding sequence ATGATCCCTGAACCCGACATTCCCCCCCAGGACGGAAAGCTTGCCCGCCTCCGGACCGTTTTCCTGTTTGCATCCCCCGTGCTGGTCGCCTGTCCGTGGTCCTATGGCCTGACCTCCTTCCTTCATGCCAAGGAGGCCGCGCTTGCCCTGTGGGTGCTGGTCATGCTGCCCCTGTGGCTGGCGGCGCGGCCCCCGCGCGCGGCGGGGCGCGATTTCGCCCTGGCTCTGGCGGCCTTCTTTGTGTTTCTCGCGGGCATGGCCTTCCTGGAATCCGGAGAGCTGACTTGGTGGACCCGCGCCGCCCTCGTGCGGGCGGGGCTCCTCATCTCCGGCCTGCTGCTGGTTGCGGACCTCTTGGGCCGGGACAGCGACGAGGGACTGCTGCGGGCGGTGCTGCTGTCCGGCGCGGCGGTGTCCGCGCTGGCGGTGCTGCAATACGCCGGGAGGCTCCCCCGGCTCTTTCCCGTCTTTCCGGGCTACGACCAGCCGGCCTATTCCGTGTTCGGCAACCAGGATCTGCTCGGCGGATACGCCGCCCTGGCGCTGGCCGCAGGCATCGGGCTCCTGTCACGCCGTCTGGCGGAGGGGTGCCGGGCGGGCCGGACAGGCGCCTTTGCGGACCTTTTAGCGGCCCTGTGCTGCACCGGCGGGCTCGCGGTGTCCATGAGCCGCTCCGCCTGGCTGGCGGCGGCCGTGGGCGGTGCGGTGGCGGCGGCTTCCGCCCTGTGTCGGCGCGGAATCCCCTGGCGGCGGCGGATCGCGGCGGGGGCTGTGCTCGCGGCGCTGGTGCTGCCCGCGCTTCCCGTGCTGTCCCCCGTGCTGGCGCGGGTGGACGCCACGTTTGACGCGGGCGACACGGGCTACCATGTCCGCCGGTGGCTGTGGGCGGGGGCGTGGGACATGTTTCTGGACCGCCCGGCGACCGGCGCGGGGCTGGGCGATTTCGCCCGCGAAAGCCCCTGGCATCTGGGGCGCGTGCTGTGGGCGGACGGCGGCGGGCGGCACACGCACAACGAGCTGCACGCGGACAACGCCCACGGTGAGCCGCTCCAGTTTCTGGCGGAGAACGGCCTCGCGGGGGCTGCGGCGCTGGCCGCGCTTGCCGCATTCTGGCTCGGGAACCTGCGCCGGGGCCGCTTTCGGAGGCCCTCCGCAGGGGTTCTCGGCGCGCTGGCCGCGCTCGCCGTGTTCTGCTGCATGAACGCGGGCCTCAAGAGCGTCCCGCACGCCTGGGCGGGGCTGCTGCTGCTTTGCGGCGCCGGCACCCAAAGGCCGGCGGAGACGGCCGTCTCCGGAGGGCGGGCGGGGGAGGGGGGCCTTCGGTGCGCCGCGGCGTTGCTGGTGTGCGCGGCGGTTGCGGGGTGTTTTTGGGGCGTGGTGCGGCCCAGCCGGCTGCTGCGGCACGCGGAAGACCTGCATCTCGCGGGGGATCCAGGCGCCGACGCGGCCTACCGGCGGGTGTTTTCCGGCGCATGGCCGCCGCCGCAGGCGGGGGAGGACCACGCCATCCTGCTGCTTTCGCAGGGGCGGCCCTCCGAGGCCCTCGGCCGTCTGGCGGCGGGCCGCCGCGACGCCGACACGGGGCGGCTGCACCTGCTGCGGGCGGAGGCACTGCACGCCCTGGGCCGGGGGGAGGAGGCGCGGGCGGCGGCGGTGGAATGCGTGTTCCGGTGGCCGGGCAACGCGCGCGCGTGGGAGATTCTCCGGGTCACCGGCCGCGCGGGGGAATGGGAACACTGGGAGGCGCGGCGGCGGGCGCGGGAGGCGAAAGGGTCATAG